The sequence GAAACCTTAGGATTAAATAATGCAGATATGGTCTTTACACTTAAGACTGAACCACTTGTAAAAGCAGGTCTTGATGTAAATAAACTTGCAGGAAGTGGCTGGACGTTTAAGGCAGCAAGTAAAGATGATATGGGTATGGGACAAAGTCCAGATGAGATAGTTAAGGTATTTAAACTTAAAGCATAGCTAATTATATCCCCTCAAAATAGGAGGGGAAAATTTTTATGTAATAACTATTGAAATTATTTCTCATTTGTACTATACTCAAAATATACCCCCCTACAGGGGTGGGGTAACAAAGGAGGTAGGCAAATGAACGAAGAAAAGAAAAAAGCACTACAATGTTTAAAAACCTCGAAGGGTCAAATTGAGGGAATAATAAAAATGATAGAAGATGGACGTTACTGCGTTGATATATCGAATCAAATTATAGCTGCTCAGGCATTATTGAAGAAAGCAAATTTATTAATCTTAAAACAACATATGGAGCATTGCGTTAAGACAGCAGTTATGGAAGATAAGGCAGACGAAAAAATAGAAGAAATTATAGATATCTTATCAAAGATAATGAACAAATAAGATTTTAATTAAATCTTTATGGAGGTGAACTTATGACAAATAAATCATTAAAAATAGAAGGAATGACCTGTGCAGCTTGTGCTAAGGCTGTAGAGAGGGCAACAAAGAAATTGGATGGAGTTTCAGAATCAAGTGTAAACTTTGCTACAGAAAAACTTAATATAAGCTTTGATGAAGGTTCAGTTTCTGTGCCAGATATTCAAGCAGCTATAGAAAAGGCAGGATATAAGGCAATTGTAGAATCAAAAAGTAAGACTTTAAAAATAGAAGGAATGACTTGTGCAGCCTGTGCCAAAGCTGTAGAAAGAGCAACAAAGAAATTAGATGGAGTTACAGAGTCAAGTGTGAATTTTGCCACAGAAAAATTAAATATAAGCTATGAGCCTTCAAAGGTTAGAGTAGCAGATATAAAGAAGGCAATAGAAAAGGCTGGTTACAAAACTTTGGAGGAAGAAGTAACTACAGTAGATGAAGACAAGGTTAAGAAGGAAAATGAAATAAAATTAATGTGGAAGAAGTTTATTATTTCATTAATATTCACAGTTCCTCTACTTACTGTTTCCATGGGACATATGATAGCTGAGAAACTAGGGTATAGTCTACCAAGCTTTATTGATCCAATGATTAGCCCTAGAACTTTTGCTCTAGTACAATTAGCGTTAGTAATTCCAGTTCTTATTGCAGGAAATAGATTCTTTAGAGTAGGTTTTAAATCTTTAATTAGAAGAAGTCCTAACATGGATTCGTTGATAGCTGTTGGTACTTCAGCAGCCTTCCTATATGGAATATTTGCAATAGTGCAGATTTTTCAGGGCAATACTGATTATGCTATGGATTTATATTTTGAATCTGCAGGAGTTATTATAACTCTTATCAGTTTAGGTAAATATTTAGAATCAGTTACAAAGGGAAAAACTTCAGAAGCTATTAAAAAGCTAATGGGTCTTGCACCAAAGACAGCCATAGTTATAAGAGAGGGTAAGGAAATTGAAACTCCTATAGATGAAGTTGAAGTTGGAGATATTATTTTAGTTAAACCAGGTGAAAAGATGCCGGTAGACGGAGAAGTGATTGAAGGAACAACTTCTGTAGATGAATCTATGCTTACAGGGGAGAGCATCCCTGTAGAAAAAAACATTGGTGACAAGATAATAGGTGCAAGTATAAATAAAAATGGTTCAATAAAATACAAGGCAACAAGAGTTGGGAAGGACACAGCCTTGGCTCAGATAATTAAGTTAGTTGAAGATGCTCAAGGTTCAAAAGCTCCAATAGCTAAGATGGCTGATATAATTTCAGGTTACTTTGTTCCAGTTGTTATGTCCATAGCTGTTATTTCAGGACTTGCATGGTACTTATCTGGTGAAACAGCAGTCTTTGCACTTACTATTTTTATTTCGGTTTTAGTGATAGCTTGTCCTTGCGCTTTAGGGCTAGCTACTCCAACAGCTATAATGGTTGGTACAGGAAAAGGTGCAGAATATGGTGTTCTAATTAAGAGTGGTGTTGCATTAGAAACTGCCCATAGGATTAAAACAATAGTATTTGATAAAACTGGAACCATAACAGAAGGAAAACCTAAGGTTACTGATGTGGTGACTGCTAATGATGTAAATAAAGACTACTTATTACAATTAGCTGCATCAGCAGAGAAAGGTTCTGAGCATCCTCTTGGTGAAGCAATTGTAAAAGAAGCAGAAGAAAAATCATTAGAATTTAAAAAGTTAGAATCTTTCAAAGCTATTCCTGGCCATGGAATAGAAGTTAAGATAGATGATAAAAATATCTTGCTTGGTAACAGAAAACTTATGGTGGAACGAAATATATCTTTAGAAAACTTAGAGGAAACTTCACATAAGTTAGCAGGAGAAGGAAAAACTCCTATGTATATAGCCATAGATGAAGAGATTTCAGGAATAATAGCTGTTGCTGATACTGTGAAAGAAAATAGTAAAAAGGCAATAGAAAAACTTCATCAAATGGGTATAGAAGTAGCGATGATAACAGGAGACAATAAGAGAACTGCTGAAGCTATAGCTAAGCAGGTTGGTATTGATAGAATATTAGCTGAAGTACTACCTCAAGATAAAGCAAGTGAAGTTAAAAAACTTCAAGCAGAAGGCAAGAAGGTTGCTATGGTTGGTGATGGTATAAATGATGCTCCAGCTTTAGCTCAAGCAGACATAGGTATAGCCATAGGTTCAGGTACAGATGTTGCAATGGAATCAGCTGATATAGTCCTTATGAGAAGTGATCTGATGGATGTACCAACAGCAATCCAACTAAGCAAGAAAACTATAACCAACATTAAAGAGAATCTATTCTGGGCATTTGGGTACAATACCTTAGGTATTCCAGTTGCTATGGGAATTCTATATATATTTGGAGGACCACTTTTGAACCCAATAATTGCAGCAGCTGCTATGAGTTTTAGCTCAGTGTCAGTGTTATTAAATGCTTTAAGACTAAAGAGGTTCAAACCAGTTAGATAAATGTAACCAAATTTGCATATAAAAATAGATTACTATTTATATATAAAATATTTAAACATAAATTTAAGGAGGAACAAAAAATGAAAAAGAAAATATTGGTTGAAGGAATGAGCTGTGGACACTGTGTTAATCATGTTAAGGAAGCTCTAGTAGAACTTAAAGGAGTAACAAATGCAGATGTAGATTTAGCTTCTAAAACAGCAGTTATTGAAGTTTCAGAAGAAGTAACTGATGATGCTATAAAATTTGCTATAGATGATGCTGGATATGAAGTTGTAGGAATAGAAACAGTATAAACAGATAACAACAGGGCCTTGGTATTTTGTGTACCAAGGCTTCTTTTTCTATGTGAAAATAGATAATAAGTTTAAATGTCCACTTCATATGAAATTACTGAAATACCTTTATAAAGTTTTTTTGCTCTTTCTTGCAAATATATCCATGCCTTTGATAAAAACTATGAGCATTTAATCTAGTAATGCCTGATGATAATCTTATTCCAGTATATCCATTTTTCTCAGCCCAGCATTCAATGGCATTTATTAATTCATTACCAACACCAGTATTTCTAAACTTTTCTTTGACAACAAATCCCAATATATTAATTAGAGAATCGGAGTAAAGTAACTCATATGGGCTTCCGTGAATATAACCAATCACTTCGTTATATTTCTCAGCAACTAAAATAATATCGTTTGTATTTTTAGTTATATATACAATTCTCTCTTTAACCTTTTCTATAGTGTATGGGTATCCTAACTCTTGATTTAGCAAATATATATCATTATAATCAGTAATTTTTATTTTTCTAATATTTATTTTTTCCACTCCTAATCCCTCTCAACTACTTTTTTTATATAGCGAATCAACACATTGACAGTTTATCTTTAAAAAATAAATTTGTTGATTTTAATATAAATATTAAACCTCTTTCTCATTACCTTACAGTACCATAATATCCTCAATTTCATGTTAAGGTGGAACTAATATTATATATATAGTTGTTCTAATTTGGTAGTTGTAAATTTATCATAAATCACCATTGCATATATGTTCATCATGTGATTTTTCTGATTCCTCATCAGTAGGTAGTTTAAATTTGATTTAGGTTACTTGTTTTTATATAGAGGAAGTATTTAGTGTGTAAATGGGAATTGAAATATATGGTATAATTAAATTACAATTTTAAAATTACATAAGTATGTTTACTAATAATATTTATTATTAGAGTTTGCAAGGGGGATATAATTATGGCTCTAAAAACAGGTAGATTTTATGATTGTGCAGAAGTTAAGATAGACACAGACAAATGTATTGTCTGTGGTCTTTGCGTAAAGGTATGTAAGGGAGTACCATTATTTATAGAAGATAACATGGTAAAGGTAGATCAGAGTAGAGTATTTGGATGTATTGCTTGTGGACAATGTATGGCAGTCTGTCCTAATAATGCCATAAAAATTAATGGTAGAGATATGAGTCCAGAGGATGTTATTGAAATGCCTAAAGCTGAAGATAGAGCTGACTATGAAAGTTTAAAATCATTAATGTTGTCTCGTAGAAGTGTCAGAGATTTTAAAAAACAAAGAGTAGAGCGTGAGGTTATAGAAAAAATATTGGATTCAGCATCAACTTGTCCAAATGGTCTTGGAAGTTCTGATGTTGAAATTCTAGTTTTGGATGGAAATGAAAAGGTTCAAGAGTTTACAGCAGATATAATCAAGGCTTTAAAAAAGAATATGTGGTTATTTTCACCTATAATGCTTAAGATTTATAGGCCATTTATGAGAAAGGCATCCTATGATTCTCTTAAAACTTTTGCTGCAACTGCACTAAAAGCATTTGTTGATAATTATGATGAAGGCAGGGATTGGCTAACACATTCTGCTCCTCTTGCAATGCTTTTTCATGTATCTCCATATGCAGATCCTGCTGACCCATATATTCCAGCAACTTATGCAATGCTTGCAGCACAGTCATTAGGGTTAGGAACTTGTATGTTAGGAACACCAAACCTTTTGCTAAATTACTTTGGAAAGAAGTTTAAAGTTAAATATGGTGTGCCACTAAAAAATAAAAATGGAATAATGGTTGTTTTCGGGTATCCTGAAATTAAGTATAAATCTGCATTGAAGAGAAGGTTTGCGGATATTAAGTTTTATTAATTAAATTACAAGTTGGTTTGAAGGAGAAATTAAAAGTATGGTATTTAGATTGGCAACAGAAAGTGATTTAGAAACTCTTGCAGAAATGAGATGGCAACATGAATATGAAGAGACAAATAATTTCAATATAACCAAGGATGAATTTATCAGCCATTGTAAAGTGTTTTTAAAAGAAGGGCTAGAGAGTAATACATGGGTATATTGGATTGCAGAAGAGGAAGGTAGTATTATAGCTAATATTTATGTGAATAGAATACGAAAAGTACCTAAACCTCAAAAATTGTTTGCGGAAATTGGTTATATAACAAATGTACATACAAAAGAAGAATATAGAAATAAGGGCACTGGAACTGAATTGCTTAATAAAGTAAAACATTGGGCTGTAGAAAATGAAATAGAGCTATTATTTCTTTGGCCAAGCAAAAAGTCAGTTAATTATTATGAACGACAAGGATTTTCTATGAAAAATGAGATATTGGAATTAGAGTTATAAAAATAATGTGATAATTAAATGCTGGGGGATTAATATGAGTAGAGTAAGAATATATTTTAAAAAGTTTTCTACAGAAGAGGATTTTCATTATTTTTCAAAGCTGACTTTTAATGAAGAAGTAATGATAATGAATTATGGAAGAGTATTTACTCTAGAAGAATCTAAAAAATTTTATCAGGGTATTTTAAGTGTGAATTCAAAACATGAAGCTTTAGGATATTTTAAAGTTTTTGAAAAGACTATAGATGATTTTATAGGACTTGCAGCAATTTACGCTGATGATGATTTGGCAGAAGCTGAGGTTGAATATATGTTACTTCCTGAATATTGGGGAAAAGGATACGGTAGTGAAATTGTTGGAGAATTAATAGAATTAGCAAAAACTGAAGGTATAAATAAGGTTATAGCTACAATAGATCCAAAGAATATAGCTTCAAGAAAGATATTAACCAATAATGGATTTAAGTCTTGCAAAACTTTCACAATAGATGATGGTTCTTTAGCAGAAACGTTAAGCAAGGATGTACTATTTTAGAGTTTTACGATATTATTATGTATGTATACTAATAAATATTAGGTAGAAGGTGAGAAGATGCATAGGCTAATATTAGGTATGCCAACATTGATTGAGACAAGCACCTTGGAAGAAAGCGTGGAAATATGTTCGGAGTTAGGTTTAGATTTTGTTGAAATAAATATGAATCTTCCTCAATATCAGATAAATACTCTTAATGTAGATAAGGCTAAAAGGTTAATGGAAGAGAAAAATATATTTTTTACAATTCATCTTGATGAGAACATTAATGTAAGTGATTTTAACTTAGATGTGGCAAAAGCATATGTAGATACAGTATTATGGACAATAGAACTTGCAAAAGAACTAAAAATACCTATACTTAATATGCATATGAATTCGGGAGTTCACTTTACCTTACCAGAGGAGAAGGTATATTTATTTGATAAGTATAAAGACGTGTATTTAGATTGCTTAAAAAGTTTTCGTGACATCTGCACTGAAACTATAGGTAATTCTGAAATAAAGATATGCATTGAAAATTGTAGTGGATACAAAAACTTCATGAGAGAAGGAATTGATCTATTGCTTGAGAGTGAAGTGTTTGGTTTAACATTAGATATTGGGCATAACTATATTGCAAATGAAGTTGATTCACAATTCATTTTAGGACGAGCCAATAGATTAACTCACATGCATATTCATGATGCAAAGAAAAACAAGGATCATTTGGCGCTTGGGACAGGTGAAATTGATTTAGAAGAAAAAATAAGAATTGCAAAAGAAAATAAGTGCAGATGTGTGCTTGAAACCAAAACCATTGCTGGTTTAAAAGAATCTGTGAAGTATATTAGGCATCTTGAAAGCACATAGGTTTATATGGTAGTATATTTGGATGTTTTAAATAATAAAATTGAGGAGATGAAGTTAATGAATTTTATAAGTGAAAATTTAATCTTAATTATTATTGGAGTAGTTTTATTCTATGCGGTGTTTAAGTTTTTAAAGGGAGTTATCAAGTTAATAATAGCAATAATATTAGCTTTAACAGTAGGGGTAAGCTGTTACAATCTTTTAATAAGTCATAAATCACTTAGTTATGAGATCAACAGATACAAAACTGATTTTAGTTATATAAGCCAAATGAAGGATATAACTGTGGAAGCAAAAGCTGATGTAGATAAAATTAAGCAAGGACAAAATGTAAAAGAAAATATTAACGACATTGTTGCTCTAAGAGATAAGGCTAATAAGCTTGATCATAGTTCAGACATTGATTTTATTCATAAGAAATATATTGGAGCTATGGATGATATCATTGTTGCTACCAAGGGTTATTCTACAGCTAAGAATGCTACGCAAGAAATAGATAAGGCTTCGAAAAGCTTAGAAATAAGTCTTAAAGATATATTTTAATGGATAGCATGAATGAATTA comes from Clostridium sp. TW13 and encodes:
- a CDS encoding GNAT family N-acetyltransferase codes for the protein MSRVRIYFKKFSTEEDFHYFSKLTFNEEVMIMNYGRVFTLEESKKFYQGILSVNSKHEALGYFKVFEKTIDDFIGLAAIYADDDLAEAEVEYMLLPEYWGKGYGSEIVGELIELAKTEGINKVIATIDPKNIASRKILTNNGFKSCKTFTIDDGSLAETLSKDVLF
- a CDS encoding GNAT family N-acetyltransferase; this translates as MVFRLATESDLETLAEMRWQHEYEETNNFNITKDEFISHCKVFLKEGLESNTWVYWIAEEEGSIIANIYVNRIRKVPKPQKLFAEIGYITNVHTKEEYRNKGTGTELLNKVKHWAVENEIELLFLWPSKKSVNYYERQGFSMKNEILELEL
- a CDS encoding nitroreductase family protein, with protein sequence MALKTGRFYDCAEVKIDTDKCIVCGLCVKVCKGVPLFIEDNMVKVDQSRVFGCIACGQCMAVCPNNAIKINGRDMSPEDVIEMPKAEDRADYESLKSLMLSRRSVRDFKKQRVEREVIEKILDSASTCPNGLGSSDVEILVLDGNEKVQEFTADIIKALKKNMWLFSPIMLKIYRPFMRKASYDSLKTFAATALKAFVDNYDEGRDWLTHSAPLAMLFHVSPYADPADPYIPATYAMLAAQSLGLGTCMLGTPNLLLNYFGKKFKVKYGVPLKNKNGIMVVFGYPEIKYKSALKRRFADIKFY
- a CDS encoding sugar phosphate isomerase/epimerase family protein, which gives rise to MHRLILGMPTLIETSTLEESVEICSELGLDFVEINMNLPQYQINTLNVDKAKRLMEEKNIFFTIHLDENINVSDFNLDVAKAYVDTVLWTIELAKELKIPILNMHMNSGVHFTLPEEKVYLFDKYKDVYLDCLKSFRDICTETIGNSEIKICIENCSGYKNFMREGIDLLLESEVFGLTLDIGHNYIANEVDSQFILGRANRLTHMHIHDAKKNKDHLALGTGEIDLEEKIRIAKENKCRCVLETKTIAGLKESVKYIRHLEST
- a CDS encoding metal-sensing transcriptional repressor is translated as MNEEKKKALQCLKTSKGQIEGIIKMIEDGRYCVDISNQIIAAQALLKKANLLILKQHMEHCVKTAVMEDKADEKIEEIIDILSKIMNK
- a CDS encoding GNAT family N-acetyltransferase, translating into MEKINIRKIKITDYNDIYLLNQELGYPYTIEKVKERIVYITKNTNDIILVAEKYNEVIGYIHGSPYELLYSDSLINILGFVVKEKFRNTGVGNELINAIECWAEKNGYTGIRLSSGITRLNAHSFYQRHGYICKKEQKNFIKVFQ
- a CDS encoding heavy-metal-associated domain-containing protein: MKKKILVEGMSCGHCVNHVKEALVELKGVTNADVDLASKTAVIEVSEEVTDDAIKFAIDDAGYEVVGIETV
- a CDS encoding heavy metal translocating P-type ATPase, translating into MTNKSLKIEGMTCAACAKAVERATKKLDGVSESSVNFATEKLNISFDEGSVSVPDIQAAIEKAGYKAIVESKSKTLKIEGMTCAACAKAVERATKKLDGVTESSVNFATEKLNISYEPSKVRVADIKKAIEKAGYKTLEEEVTTVDEDKVKKENEIKLMWKKFIISLIFTVPLLTVSMGHMIAEKLGYSLPSFIDPMISPRTFALVQLALVIPVLIAGNRFFRVGFKSLIRRSPNMDSLIAVGTSAAFLYGIFAIVQIFQGNTDYAMDLYFESAGVIITLISLGKYLESVTKGKTSEAIKKLMGLAPKTAIVIREGKEIETPIDEVEVGDIILVKPGEKMPVDGEVIEGTTSVDESMLTGESIPVEKNIGDKIIGASINKNGSIKYKATRVGKDTALAQIIKLVEDAQGSKAPIAKMADIISGYFVPVVMSIAVISGLAWYLSGETAVFALTIFISVLVIACPCALGLATPTAIMVGTGKGAEYGVLIKSGVALETAHRIKTIVFDKTGTITEGKPKVTDVVTANDVNKDYLLQLAASAEKGSEHPLGEAIVKEAEEKSLEFKKLESFKAIPGHGIEVKIDDKNILLGNRKLMVERNISLENLEETSHKLAGEGKTPMYIAIDEEISGIIAVADTVKENSKKAIEKLHQMGIEVAMITGDNKRTAEAIAKQVGIDRILAEVLPQDKASEVKKLQAEGKKVAMVGDGINDAPALAQADIGIAIGSGTDVAMESADIVLMRSDLMDVPTAIQLSKKTITNIKENLFWAFGYNTLGIPVAMGILYIFGGPLLNPIIAAAAMSFSSVSVLLNALRLKRFKPVR